Proteins from one Planctomyces sp. SH-PL62 genomic window:
- a CDS encoding STAS domain-containing protein, with protein MALNIRLDGDVTVLSNFARLMNDPKHVDAANDVEDRLDLGERNFVMEMSNVNETGAGLLGLLVTLTRSIRKRKGDVVIAHPSPAIRRLVDDMRMDDFWDVFDSVEEAKAFYHRHDPE; from the coding sequence ATGGCTCTCAACATCCGGCTCGACGGCGACGTCACCGTCCTGAGCAATTTCGCCCGCCTCATGAACGACCCGAAGCACGTCGACGCGGCGAACGACGTCGAGGACCGCCTCGATCTCGGCGAGCGAAACTTCGTCATGGAGATGAGCAACGTCAACGAGACCGGCGCGGGGCTCCTCGGCCTGCTGGTGACCCTCACCCGGTCGATCCGCAAGCGCAAGGGCGACGTCGTCATCGCCCACCCCAGCCCGGCCATCCGCCGCCTCGTCGACGACATGCGGATGGACGACTTCTGGGACGTCTTCGACAGCGTGGAGGAGGCCAAGGCCTTCTACCATCGCCACGACCCCGAGTGA
- a CDS encoding DUF72 domain-containing protein, producing MSVHIGTSGWSYDHWVDVLYPRSASSLERLDAYARVFDTVEVNNTFYRWPKDEVFTSWHDRLPEGFLVSAKASRGLTQFRKLNEPEGWLERMESGLVRLNRKRGVLLFQLPPHFGIDLDRLDRFLGLASGGREVAVEFRHPSWDVEETFAVLESHGAAYCVTSGANLPCVLRATAGFVYVRLHGPDPEHLYAGSYSESDLRWWADRIGDWRGRDVFAYFNNDGYGHAVRNALRLKELVGS from the coding sequence TTGAGCGTCCATATCGGGACGTCCGGGTGGAGCTACGATCACTGGGTGGACGTCCTCTACCCGCGATCGGCGTCGAGCCTGGAGCGTCTCGACGCTTACGCCCGGGTCTTCGACACTGTGGAGGTGAACAACACCTTCTATCGCTGGCCGAAGGACGAGGTCTTCACGTCCTGGCACGATCGGCTGCCCGAGGGCTTCCTCGTCTCGGCCAAGGCGTCGCGGGGCCTCACGCAGTTCCGAAAGCTGAACGAGCCGGAGGGGTGGCTCGAGCGGATGGAATCGGGCCTGGTCCGCCTGAATCGGAAGCGGGGCGTGCTGCTGTTCCAGCTTCCTCCCCATTTCGGGATCGACCTCGACCGCCTCGACCGCTTCCTGGGCCTGGCGTCCGGGGGCCGGGAGGTCGCCGTGGAGTTCCGCCATCCGAGCTGGGACGTCGAGGAGACGTTCGCCGTCCTGGAGAGCCATGGGGCGGCGTATTGCGTCACCAGCGGGGCGAACCTGCCCTGCGTCCTGCGGGCGACCGCCGGCTTCGTGTACGTCCGCCTCCACGGGCCCGACCCCGAGCATCTTTACGCCGGGTCGTACTCCGAATCCGACCTCCGCTGGTGGGCCGACCGGATCGGCGATTGGCGGGGGCGTGACGTGTTCGCCTACTTCAACAACGACGGCTACGGCCATGCCGTGCGCAACGCCCTTCGCCTGAAGGAACTGGTCGGTTCCTGA
- the ligD gene encoding non-homologous end-joining DNA ligase produces the protein MPLEEYNARRDFTRTREPAGTRGEEHRRPIFVVQEHHASVHHFDFRLEADGVLKSWSVPKGPSLDPSAKRLAVQVEDHPLSYATFEGTIPKGQYGGGTVAIWDQGTYESLMEDQPEPKSVSEAIEDGRLEFVMHGERLRGKFNLVRMKWGERKPQWLLMKSNDEFAERGTEPESGPRPKRKSKPKRAESARPEPSTEAPEAVNLTHPGRIVYPDAGLTKKDVFAYYQKVAGRLLPFLKDRPITLERLPDGLAGSAHFWQKNTPASYPGWIPRVELQTERGKPVRYALVNDEPTLLYLVNQGTLTFHVWASRVGDLDRPDFVLFDLDPGEASFADVVSVARAVKGELDELGVESFVKTSGKTGLHVLTPWTRKTDFDEARAWALELAEKVAGGMPERATVEIRKAKRGGRVYIDVLQNARGHHAVPPYVLRATPGATISTPLDWKEVASKLDPAAFTAKKVLARLRKVDPFAGLVESFGEQAAER, from the coding sequence ATGCCGCTGGAAGAATACAACGCCAGGCGAGACTTCACCAGGACCCGAGAGCCGGCCGGGACAAGGGGCGAGGAGCACCGGCGGCCGATCTTCGTCGTCCAGGAGCACCACGCCTCGGTCCACCACTTCGACTTCCGCCTGGAGGCCGACGGCGTGCTGAAGAGCTGGTCGGTGCCCAAGGGGCCGTCGCTCGACCCCTCGGCGAAGCGGCTGGCCGTCCAGGTGGAGGATCACCCCCTCAGCTACGCCACGTTCGAGGGGACGATTCCCAAGGGACAGTACGGCGGCGGCACGGTCGCCATCTGGGACCAGGGCACCTATGAGAGCCTGATGGAAGACCAGCCCGAGCCGAAGTCCGTCTCCGAAGCGATCGAGGACGGCCGGCTCGAGTTCGTCATGCACGGCGAACGGCTCAGGGGGAAATTCAACCTGGTCCGCATGAAATGGGGCGAACGCAAGCCCCAATGGCTGCTGATGAAGTCGAACGACGAGTTCGCCGAGCGGGGGACCGAACCCGAGTCCGGGCCGCGACCGAAACGGAAGTCGAAGCCGAAGCGGGCCGAGTCCGCCCGGCCCGAGCCGTCGACCGAAGCGCCGGAGGCGGTCAATCTGACGCACCCCGGCCGGATCGTCTATCCCGACGCCGGGCTCACGAAGAAGGACGTCTTCGCTTACTATCAGAAGGTCGCGGGGCGCCTCCTGCCGTTTTTGAAGGACCGGCCCATCACCCTCGAACGGCTGCCGGACGGCCTCGCCGGATCCGCCCATTTCTGGCAGAAGAACACGCCCGCTTCCTACCCCGGCTGGATTCCGCGCGTCGAGCTCCAGACTGAGCGCGGCAAGCCGGTCCGCTACGCGCTGGTCAACGACGAGCCGACGCTCCTCTATCTCGTGAACCAGGGGACGCTGACCTTCCACGTCTGGGCCTCGCGCGTCGGCGACCTCGACCGGCCGGACTTCGTGCTCTTCGATCTCGATCCGGGCGAGGCTTCTTTCGCCGACGTCGTCTCGGTGGCCAGGGCGGTCAAGGGGGAGCTGGACGAACTGGGCGTCGAGTCGTTCGTGAAGACCTCGGGCAAGACCGGTCTCCACGTCCTGACCCCCTGGACCCGCAAGACGGACTTCGACGAGGCGAGGGCCTGGGCGCTCGAGCTGGCCGAGAAGGTGGCCGGCGGGATGCCCGAGCGGGCGACCGTCGAGATCCGCAAGGCGAAGCGCGGGGGACGGGTCTACATCGACGTCCTGCAGAACGCGCGAGGCCATCACGCCGTCCCCCCCTACGTCCTGCGGGCGACGCCGGGCGCGACGATCTCCACGCCGCTCGACTGGAAGGAGGTCGCGAGCAAGCTCGACCCGGCCGCGTTCACGGCGAAGAAGGTCCTCGCCAGGCTGCGCAAGGTCGACCCCTTCGCGGGGCTCGTCGAGAGCTTCGGCGAGCAGGCGGCGGAGCGTTGA